From a single Petroclostridium xylanilyticum genomic region:
- a CDS encoding V-type ATP synthase subunit E, producing MDDKLDNFARIVMREAAEKRVQIIESIRENRLKVLEQKELEFLEQAYLTIQKEIRRIHKEKNEMISRASMESKKMLLQKREEIIDEIFSNIHQKVIEFIRTPGYLTFLSDSIKEGCKITGDGEIVVYINRTDVHLIDRIKENLGFNMEIQVEQTDIIGGCKIFNKTKNILVDNSLAAKIQQQREQFLEISGLVIGKKQ from the coding sequence GTGGATGACAAGCTAGATAATTTTGCCAGGATTGTAATGAGGGAAGCGGCAGAAAAAAGAGTACAAATCATAGAGTCAATAAGAGAAAACCGGCTTAAAGTGCTGGAGCAAAAAGAGCTTGAATTTCTAGAGCAGGCTTATTTAACAATTCAGAAAGAAATTCGCAGGATTCATAAAGAAAAAAATGAAATGATTTCCCGTGCATCAATGGAAAGTAAGAAAATGTTACTTCAAAAGAGAGAAGAAATCATTGATGAAATATTTTCAAACATTCATCAAAAAGTTATTGAATTTATTCGTACGCCCGGTTATTTGACTTTCCTGTCAGACAGCATAAAAGAAGGCTGTAAGATAACCGGAGATGGGGAAATAGTGGTCTATATTAATAGGACGGATGTTCATCTAATAGATAGAATAAAAGAAAACCTGGGTTTTAATATGGAAATTCAGGTAGAGCAAACTGACATAATTGGCGGATGTAAAATTTTTAATAAAACCAAAAATATCCTGGTAGATAATTCATTGGCTGCTAAAATACAGCAGCAGAGAGAACAGTTTCTCGAAATAAGCGGGTTGGTAATTGGTAAAAAGCAGTAA
- a CDS encoding V-type ATP synthase subunit F produces the protein MQVFLISDNVDTKTGMRLAGIEGVVVHEGHELKQVLDDVVHNKEIGIILITEKLVKLFPEYIKDIKLNYHTPLIVEIPDRHGTGRTPDSITRYVREAIGLKI, from the coding sequence ATGCAAGTATTTTTAATTAGTGATAATGTTGACACGAAAACCGGCATGAGGTTGGCAGGAATTGAAGGAGTTGTGGTTCACGAAGGACATGAACTCAAACAGGTTTTGGATGATGTCGTGCATAATAAAGAAATAGGAATTATTTTGATTACCGAAAAGTTGGTTAAGCTTTTTCCAGAGTATATCAAAGACATAAAATTGAACTACCATACGCCGTTGATCGTTGAGATACCAGACCGTCATGGAACAGGGCGGACGCCTGATTCCATCACTCGGTATGTCCGGGAAGCGATAGGATTGAAGATTTGA
- a CDS encoding ATP synthase subunit C produces MFILITSIALILSIIIPGAVFILSGLSGNKVKTVLGINIFSFFSILIVATIVLFSGDVSASGNAAAAADAAGNGLAYLAAALVTGMATIGAGIAVAAASSAALGAISEDPKIMGKALIFVALAEGIALYGLLVTFSILNRI; encoded by the coding sequence ATGTTTATATTAATCACTTCAATTGCATTGATATTAAGTATTATAATTCCTGGAGCAGTGTTTATTTTAAGCGGGTTAAGTGGAAATAAAGTAAAAACGGTTTTAGGCATCAATATTTTTTCATTTTTCTCTATTCTAATCGTAGCAACAATTGTATTGTTCTCAGGTGATGTTTCTGCTTCCGGCAATGCAGCCGCTGCAGCCGATGCCGCCGGGAATGGGCTGGCCTATCTTGCAGCAGCACTTGTAACGGGAATGGCAACCATAGGAGCCGGAATTGCAGTTGCGGCAGCAAGTTCAGCAGCCTTGGGAGCTATCAGTGAAGACCCTAAAATCATGGGTAAGGCACTTATCTTTGTTGCCCTGGCAGAAGGAATCGCACTTTACGGGCTGCTGGTTACTTTTAGTATCTTAAATAGAATTTAG
- a CDS encoding V-type ATP synthase subunit I translates to MAVLKMKFINIVGPKNKFDQFVMDHIIENNIHLENAMSILDNVKGLYPYLEDNPYENLMKKAQEAMEYINFSFEYNSKLRCEDSIEQLEQYITSINEQLKDFMEKKAEIEKRISEDRQIVKQLKPMKDVDVELEKLFNFRFIKFRFGRLPRDSYKKLEMYLANIEAFFIPVLHETDYVWGIYFTPEISREKIDSVFSSLYFERIRISGRVSGTPAQALEQMDKEIRQLEKQLRDANHRLNEYIQKEKDKFIRAYNTVRYLHQAFNVRKYAAHTRESFYIVGWIPQIHLKSFTARLDESEGITYIVEEPEIVKKSKPPTELRNHTLFKPFESLVRMYGLPSYNEIDPTAFVAITYVFMFGMMFGDLGQGAVLAVAGWFIYKKKGMDLGNVLILAGISSMIFGLLYGSVFGFEHLIPALWLKPMEDINTILIIAVGIGVVFITFAMVMNIINGIKEKEVARVLFDKNGLAGFVFYWAIIASAIYFFVAGKTFASALFIMLCFVLPLFCIFMKEPLERLIHKKKEWFPEDKAEFFVETFFEMFDILLSFVTNTISFVRVGAFALNHAGMLMVVFIFAEMAKGIGNLFVLIIGNILVIALEGLIVGIQVLRLEFYELFSRFFSGEGRPFVPLTIENKN, encoded by the coding sequence ATGGCTGTATTAAAAATGAAATTCATCAACATCGTTGGACCAAAAAATAAATTTGACCAATTTGTCATGGACCATATTATAGAGAATAATATTCACCTGGAAAATGCTATGAGTATTCTTGATAATGTAAAAGGACTCTATCCCTATTTAGAAGATAATCCCTATGAAAATTTGATGAAAAAAGCACAGGAAGCAATGGAATACATCAATTTTTCTTTTGAGTACAATTCTAAATTAAGATGTGAGGATTCCATAGAACAGCTGGAGCAATATATCACATCCATCAATGAACAGCTTAAAGATTTTATGGAAAAGAAAGCGGAGATTGAGAAAAGAATATCCGAAGACCGGCAGATTGTAAAACAGTTGAAACCCATGAAGGATGTAGATGTAGAATTGGAGAAACTTTTTAATTTTCGGTTTATAAAATTCCGTTTCGGCCGGCTGCCGCGGGATAGTTACAAAAAGCTGGAAATGTACCTGGCAAATATAGAAGCATTTTTTATCCCGGTATTACATGAAACCGACTATGTTTGGGGGATCTACTTTACCCCTGAAATTTCACGAGAGAAAATCGACAGTGTCTTTTCTTCCCTTTACTTTGAAAGAATAAGAATTTCAGGAAGGGTGAGCGGTACGCCTGCCCAGGCATTGGAACAAATGGATAAAGAGATCCGGCAATTGGAGAAGCAGCTGCGTGACGCAAACCATCGACTCAATGAATATATCCAAAAAGAAAAAGATAAATTTATCAGGGCGTATAATACCGTAAGATATTTGCATCAGGCCTTTAACGTCCGTAAGTATGCCGCCCATACCCGTGAATCCTTTTATATTGTTGGCTGGATACCGCAAATTCACTTAAAATCCTTTACTGCCCGGTTGGATGAGAGTGAAGGTATAACTTATATCGTAGAAGAACCGGAAATTGTGAAAAAGAGCAAACCACCTACCGAATTGAGAAACCATACGTTATTCAAGCCTTTTGAGTCATTGGTTAGAATGTACGGGCTACCCTCCTATAATGAGATTGATCCAACTGCCTTTGTAGCCATTACCTATGTCTTTATGTTTGGAATGATGTTTGGAGATTTGGGACAGGGCGCGGTGTTGGCAGTGGCAGGATGGTTCATTTATAAAAAGAAGGGAATGGACCTAGGCAATGTATTAATACTTGCAGGAATATCTTCAATGATATTTGGCTTGCTTTATGGAAGTGTATTCGGTTTTGAGCACCTGATACCTGCATTATGGCTAAAACCTATGGAAGATATCAATACGATTTTGATTATTGCAGTAGGCATTGGTGTGGTATTTATTACATTTGCAATGGTGATGAATATTATTAACGGAATCAAGGAAAAAGAAGTAGCAAGAGTGTTATTCGATAAGAACGGCCTGGCAGGATTTGTCTTCTACTGGGCAATTATTGCCTCAGCGATTTACTTCTTTGTAGCCGGTAAAACATTTGCGTCGGCACTATTTATAATGCTTTGTTTTGTTTTACCGCTGTTTTGCATTTTCATGAAGGAACCCCTGGAAAGGCTGATACATAAGAAAAAAGAGTGGTTTCCGGAAGACAAAGCTGAGTTTTTTGTAGAGACCTTCTTTGAAATGTTTGATATATTGTTAAGTTTTGTAACCAATACAATTTCCTTTGTAAGAGTAGGAGCTTTTGCACTTAACCATGCAGGGATGCTGATGGTAGTATTCATATTTGCGGAAATGGCAAAAGGAATTGGCAACCTGTTTGTTTTGATTATAGGAAATATTCTTGTTATTGCCCTGGAAGGCTTGATTGTGGGGATCCAAGTCTTGAGACTGGAATTCTATGAATTATTCAGCAGGTTCTTTAGTGGTGAGGGAAGACCTTTTGTACCACTTACGATAGAAAACAAAAATTAA
- a CDS encoding V-type ATPase subunit, with protein sequence MLLSIYQYSGLTAKVKVMLGRRLTSLDYEELIRKKSVQDVAAYLKFNTYYKVTLDEINENIIHRGQLENVLKKSLINDYAKLFKFIKGNVKEFLRLAFLRYEIEDLKILLRVLNTEHNIQIAQDSIIFLKKYNTIDIEKLAASKNIQQFIQNLKGSVYYDILFPFIVNTQHLNLFSIEMSLDMYFFSHIWKQKDKLLSGQDRKIISHSFGSETDILNILWIYRCKRYFNTPREIIYSYIIPYRYKISKSQLMSMVEANNPEEVIKIIKSTKYAEIFEVSSGDYFYEHNFTYYVYKMHRKFLRHHQFSIASLMAYLHLKEIEIRNIISIIEGIRYQLKPEQVKKYIVGIEK encoded by the coding sequence ATGCTGTTATCAATATATCAATACAGCGGATTGACAGCAAAGGTTAAAGTGATGTTAGGAAGGAGGCTTACTTCCCTGGATTATGAGGAATTAATCAGAAAAAAATCAGTACAGGATGTAGCAGCATACCTTAAATTCAATACCTATTATAAGGTTACACTGGACGAAATCAACGAAAATATTATCCATCGAGGGCAGCTGGAAAATGTATTAAAAAAGTCTCTGATAAATGATTATGCAAAGCTGTTTAAATTCATCAAGGGAAATGTAAAAGAGTTTCTGAGGCTTGCTTTTTTACGATATGAAATTGAAGACCTTAAAATTCTCTTAAGAGTGCTAAATACAGAACATAATATTCAGATTGCACAGGATTCTATTATTTTTCTAAAAAAATATAATACCATTGATATTGAAAAGCTTGCAGCATCAAAGAATATACAGCAATTTATCCAGAATTTAAAAGGCAGTGTCTATTATGATATTCTATTCCCTTTCATCGTTAATACACAGCACTTAAACTTATTCAGCATTGAAATGAGTCTTGATATGTACTTTTTCTCTCATATCTGGAAACAAAAAGACAAGCTTTTGTCAGGACAGGATCGTAAAATTATTTCGCATTCTTTTGGCAGTGAAACAGATATCTTAAATATACTGTGGATCTATAGGTGTAAAAGGTATTTTAATACACCTAGGGAAATTATATATAGTTATATTATCCCTTATAGGTATAAAATCAGCAAATCGCAATTGATGAGTATGGTAGAAGCCAACAATCCTGAGGAAGTAATAAAAATTATAAAGTCTACAAAATATGCTGAAATTTTTGAGGTAAGCAGCGGCGACTATTTTTATGAACACAACTTTACCTATTATGTGTATAAAATGCATAGAAAGTTTTTAAGGCATCATCAATTTTCCATTGCTTCGCTGATGGCTTATTTACATTTAAAGGAGATAGAGATTCGCAATATTATTTCTATTATTGAAGGAATCAGGTATCAGCTCAAACCTGAGCAGGTAAAGAAATATATAGTGGGCATTGAAAAGTGA
- a CDS encoding flavin reductase family protein — protein sequence MFKDVPYDQYMTEVTQKLSSGGVFLTVKGEKLNTMTIGWGLIGHMWGKPIFIVPVRKSRFTYGLIEKSSEFTVSIPFDGLKKELALCGSRSGRDMDKFKEFGLTPVDGKVINTPVIEQCNLHYECKIVYKQEMQPDYLDLEYDEKWYGNKDYHTLYFGEIVACYVKV from the coding sequence ATGTTTAAAGATGTACCGTATGACCAGTATATGACTGAAGTAACTCAAAAATTAAGTTCCGGTGGTGTATTTTTGACTGTAAAAGGAGAAAAGTTAAATACAATGACAATTGGGTGGGGATTGATAGGTCATATGTGGGGAAAACCTATTTTTATAGTCCCGGTGAGAAAGTCGAGGTTTACATATGGCCTCATTGAAAAGAGCAGTGAATTTACAGTAAGCATACCTTTTGATGGATTGAAGAAGGAACTGGCCTTATGTGGGAGCAGATCGGGCAGAGATATGGACAAATTTAAGGAGTTCGGCTTGACGCCGGTAGACGGAAAAGTAATCAATACTCCTGTAATTGAACAGTGTAACCTGCATTATGAATGTAAAATTGTATACAAGCAGGAAATGCAGCCGGACTATCTAGACCTGGAATACGATGAAAAGTGGTATGGCAATAAAGACTACCATACGCTGTATTTTGGAGAAATTGTGGCATGTTATGTAAAAGTGTAA
- a CDS encoding anti-sigma factor domain-containing protein: MTGVIVEIEGKEMVVVDRKGNFKKLKYKEGYRIGQEIDLQAMPTIRYTSMIQRMAAVAAVFILVIGMGLYSYYSPYSYVSMDINPSVEIILNRYERVLDVQPLNEDGKKIINHNYHFMHKKVDDAISELINGAHEANYLKDNDNNEIFITVSAPKPQAAQEIGRYVREYAAAGLKQSNINANVTVEGVTIQKRVQAKKEHISVGKLLLLEQLQKVSPAANIDEVKDKSVKDIIENIKKEKEKSKDVDKDIDKDKDKNLDKGKEENTKKNNGSGSKEQKSFQDKKIQKPEVKKQIEKKSEQKDDTSKRPDVSSGHVNADIQKNINGDMNNASEVGEESKIQEDIYKDIDKGKQEDGDEDKAKEKNEDNKNENKKNDDQGKQKDRPPQNSNNGDKADKDTKPGSSGNSNSQQNHPGSKNKP, from the coding sequence ATGACAGGTGTGATTGTTGAGATAGAAGGTAAGGAGATGGTGGTAGTAGACCGGAAGGGCAATTTCAAGAAACTAAAGTATAAGGAAGGTTATAGAATTGGCCAGGAAATAGATTTACAAGCTATGCCCACCATTAGATATACGTCCATGATACAAAGGATGGCGGCTGTTGCGGCTGTTTTCATACTGGTTATTGGCATGGGGTTATACAGCTATTATTCTCCATATAGTTATGTGAGCATGGATATCAATCCAAGCGTTGAAATAATATTAAATCGTTATGAAAGAGTACTGGACGTGCAGCCTTTAAATGAAGATGGTAAAAAGATTATTAACCATAACTATCATTTTATGCATAAAAAAGTTGATGATGCAATTTCGGAATTGATTAATGGAGCTCATGAGGCAAACTATCTTAAGGATAATGATAATAATGAGATATTTATAACTGTATCCGCTCCAAAACCTCAAGCGGCACAGGAGATAGGCCGCTATGTACGGGAATATGCTGCGGCAGGGCTGAAACAAAGCAACATCAATGCTAATGTAACTGTTGAAGGTGTTACTATTCAAAAACGTGTCCAAGCTAAAAAAGAGCACATTTCTGTTGGTAAACTTCTATTACTGGAACAGCTTCAAAAGGTTTCACCTGCTGCCAATATAGATGAAGTGAAGGATAAATCGGTAAAGGATATAATAGAGAATATAAAGAAAGAAAAAGAAAAAAGTAAAGATGTAGATAAAGATATAGATAAAGACAAAGATAAAAATTTGGATAAAGGTAAGGAAGAAAATACTAAAAAAAACAACGGGAGTGGCAGCAAGGAGCAAAAAAGTTTTCAAGATAAAAAGATTCAAAAGCCAGAGGTAAAGAAACAAATTGAAAAAAAATCAGAGCAGAAAGATGACACGTCTAAAAGACCAGACGTGTCATCTGGGCATGTAAATGCTGACATACAAAAAAATATTAATGGGGATATGAATAATGCCTCTGAAGTTGGGGAAGAAAGTAAAATACAGGAAGACATTTATAAAGATATAGATAAAGGTAAGCAGGAAGATGGAGATGAGGATAAGGCTAAAGAAAAAAATGAGGATAACAAAAATGAGAACAAGAAAAATGATGATCAGGGAAAGCAGAAAGATAGACCGCCGCAGAATTCAAATAATGGAGATAAAGCCGATAAGGATACGAAACCTGGCAGCAGTGGCAATAGTAATTCGCAACAAAATCATCCAGGTTCTAAAAATAAACCATAA
- the sigI gene encoding RNA polymerase sigma-I factor: MDKAIALRVITIKNDPDQLNTFIEEYKPFIASCVQKSTGKFVEYGRDDELSIGLLAFHEAIKSYDQKKGNFLTFASQVIRRRLIDYYRAQKKFNHEISIEGSYGKDDPDEEYDFSLKQSIQEYSQLELERARRAELEELKQELKHWGINFFDVAQASPKQEGTRRLYLDVIKYIISDASVVEVITTKRYLPIAKICEQMGINRKKIERGRNYIVAGVLIMLGEYEFIRDFVNWR; the protein is encoded by the coding sequence ATGGATAAAGCGATTGCCTTAAGAGTGATAACGATAAAAAACGATCCCGATCAACTCAATACATTTATTGAAGAATATAAACCATTTATTGCATCCTGTGTGCAAAAATCTACAGGTAAATTTGTCGAATATGGAAGAGATGATGAATTAAGTATAGGGTTATTGGCTTTTCATGAAGCAATTAAGAGCTATGACCAGAAGAAAGGTAACTTTTTAACCTTTGCCAGTCAGGTAATAAGAAGAAGGTTGATTGATTATTACAGGGCACAGAAAAAATTCAATCATGAAATTTCTATAGAAGGTTCCTACGGGAAGGATGATCCTGATGAAGAATATGATTTTAGCCTAAAACAATCAATACAGGAATACAGTCAGCTTGAGTTAGAAAGAGCAAGGAGAGCAGAATTGGAGGAGCTTAAACAGGAATTGAAACACTGGGGTATTAATTTCTTTGATGTAGCACAGGCATCTCCAAAGCAGGAGGGGACCAGAAGGCTTTACCTGGATGTTATAAAATATATTATAAGTGACGCAAGCGTTGTAGAAGTGATAACGACCAAAAGATATTTACCCATTGCAAAGATATGTGAGCAGATGGGGATAAATAGAAAAAAGATAGAACGGGGGCGGAATTACATAGTAGCCGGCGTCCTGATTATGTTAGGCGAGTATGAGTTCATCAGAGACTTTGTGAATTGGAGGTGA
- a CDS encoding ammonium transporter — MLRTMMKRKLLVFILSLMIILVPFAVYAADGPTPESNAVAINTVWTLVAAFLVFIMHAGFTCVEAGFTQSKNTVNIIMKNFMTVCIGVVVYYLIGFALMFGPDIAGFIGSKGFALTQRELFDFGIPLDAFWFFQAVFAATCATIVSGAMAERTKFNAYLLFCIFICAVTYPIIGHWIWGGGWLQKLGFIDFAGSTVVHAVGGMSALIGAWMVGARVGKYSPDGKVHAIPGHSIPLGALGVLLLWFGWFGFNPGSTLAGTNPAIASIAVTTMLAGAAATITSMLFSWIRYGKPDVSLTLNGCLAGLVAITAGAAAVTANGALIIGGAAGILMIFAVEFFDRIAKIDDPVGAISVHGVCGSFGTIMVGLFAKEGGLLYGGGAALLGVQVLGVAAALAFAGIMGLVVFGALKATTGIRVTEEEEHNGLDIGEHGISAYAETSTAPAANIF, encoded by the coding sequence ATGTTAAGAACAATGATGAAAAGAAAACTATTAGTGTTTATTTTAAGTCTTATGATTATTTTAGTTCCCTTTGCAGTTTATGCTGCTGATGGACCTACCCCGGAGAGCAACGCTGTTGCCATAAATACTGTATGGACACTTGTAGCGGCTTTTCTGGTGTTTATTATGCATGCAGGCTTCACGTGTGTTGAAGCAGGATTTACACAATCAAAAAATACAGTGAATATAATTATGAAAAACTTTATGACTGTTTGTATTGGTGTTGTAGTTTATTATTTGATAGGTTTTGCGCTAATGTTTGGTCCTGATATTGCAGGTTTTATCGGTTCAAAGGGTTTTGCACTTACACAGCGGGAGTTATTTGATTTTGGAATTCCTTTGGATGCTTTTTGGTTCTTCCAGGCAGTATTCGCAGCAACATGTGCCACTATTGTTTCGGGAGCGATGGCTGAACGTACAAAGTTTAATGCATATTTACTGTTCTGTATTTTTATCTGTGCCGTAACCTATCCAATCATAGGTCATTGGATCTGGGGTGGCGGATGGCTTCAAAAATTAGGTTTTATAGATTTTGCAGGGTCAACCGTAGTGCATGCTGTGGGAGGTATGTCGGCATTAATAGGTGCGTGGATGGTTGGAGCCAGAGTAGGAAAATATTCTCCCGATGGAAAGGTCCATGCAATTCCAGGGCACAGTATACCGCTTGGAGCATTAGGCGTTCTTCTATTATGGTTTGGATGGTTCGGATTTAACCCGGGTAGCACTCTGGCGGGTACAAATCCTGCCATTGCTTCAATCGCAGTAACAACCATGCTGGCAGGAGCAGCGGCTACCATAACAAGCATGCTGTTTAGCTGGATTAGATATGGAAAGCCGGATGTCAGCTTAACACTCAATGGCTGTCTGGCAGGGCTGGTCGCTATCACTGCAGGAGCAGCAGCTGTAACCGCAAATGGTGCTTTAATCATCGGCGGTGCAGCAGGGATATTAATGATATTTGCAGTAGAGTTTTTTGATAGGATCGCAAAAATTGATGATCCAGTGGGTGCAATATCCGTTCACGGTGTTTGTGGAAGCTTTGGTACAATCATGGTTGGGTTGTTTGCTAAAGAAGGCGGGTTATTATACGGTGGAGGAGCTGCGCTGCTAGGGGTGCAAGTTCTAGGCGTTGCAGCAGCCCTTGCTTTTGCAGGAATTATGGGACTGGTTGTATTTGGAGCACTAAAAGCAACAACAGGTATAAGGGTGACTGAAGAAGAAGAACATAATGGTCTCGATATCGGAGAACACGGAATATCTGCTTATGCAGAAACCTCAACAGCGCCTGCTGCTAACATTTTTTAA
- a CDS encoding P-II family nitrogen regulator — MKKIEAIIRPEKLDEVKSALKVFGIYGMTVSQVAGCGMQHGKIEMYRGQEIKIDLLPKVKIEIVLLDEQVEQVIDLICEKAKTGEIGDGKIFVYPVETVVRIRTWERNENAL, encoded by the coding sequence ATGAAAAAAATTGAAGCAATTATTAGGCCTGAGAAACTGGACGAGGTAAAGAGCGCATTAAAAGTCTTTGGGATATACGGCATGACGGTATCACAGGTAGCAGGATGTGGTATGCAGCACGGTAAAATTGAGATGTATAGGGGGCAAGAGATAAAAATTGATCTCCTGCCTAAAGTAAAGATAGAGATAGTATTATTAGACGAACAGGTAGAACAGGTGATCGACCTTATCTGTGAAAAAGCAAAAACAGGAGAAATCGGGGATGGAAAAATCTTTGTCTATCCTGTTGAAACGGTAGTGAGAATAAGGACATGGGAACGAAATGAAAATGCATTATGA